One part of the Arabidopsis thaliana chromosome 1 sequence genome encodes these proteins:
- a CDS encoding ECA1 gametogenesis family protein (DUF784) (LOCATED IN: endomembrane system; CONTAINS InterPro DOMAIN/s: Protein of unknown function DUF784, Arabidopsis thaliana (InterPro:IPR008502); BEST Arabidopsis thaliana protein match is: Bifunctional inhibitor/lipid-transfer protein/seed storage 2S albumin superfamily protein (TAIR:AT1G45221.1); Has 127 Blast hits to 125 proteins in 4 species: Archae - 0; Bacteria - 0; Metazoa - 0; Fungi - 0; Plants - 127; Viruses - 0; Other Eukaryotes - 0 (source: NCBI BLink).) has translation MVRLSSHVIALFIVVALVCAFVPVFSVEEAEAKSLWNTCLVKITPKCALNIIYVVFGNGTLIESCCHDLVQEGKVCHDNLIKYIADRPSLIGREAQYLKKRDDVWSHCVSISKTA, from the coding sequence ATGGTTAGGCTAAGCTCCCATGTTATTGCGCTATTCATTGTTGTAGCTTTGGTGTGTGCGTTTGTTCCTGTATTTTCTGtcgaagaagctgaagcaaaatCATTATGGAACACTTGTCTAGTTAAAATCACTCCTAAATGTGcattgaatataatttatgttgtttttggaAATGGAACCCTCATTGAGTCTTGTTGCCACGACCTTGTCCAAGAAGGAAAAGTGTGCCATGATAATCTCATTAAATATATTGCTGACAGACCAAGCTTAATTGGCCGTGAAGCACaatacttgaagaagaggGATGACGTGTGGAGTCACTGTGTCTCAATTTCTAAAACTGCTTAA
- a CDS encoding Cysteine/Histidine-rich C1 domain family protein (Cysteine/Histidine-rich C1 domain family protein; FUNCTIONS IN: zinc ion binding; LOCATED IN: cellular_component unknown; CONTAINS InterPro DOMAIN/s: Zinc finger, RING-type (InterPro:IPR001841), DC1 (InterPro:IPR004146), C1-like (InterPro:IPR011424); BEST Arabidopsis thaliana protein match is: Cysteine/Histidine-rich C1 domain family protein (TAIR:AT5G48320.1); Has 35333 Blast hits to 34131 proteins in 2444 species: Archae - 798; Bacteria - 22429; Metazoa - 974; Fungi - 991; Plants - 531; Viruses - 0; Other Eukaryotes - 9610 (source: NCBI BLink).), with protein sequence MPIYYGKFYSCMQCEFILHETYAKLSRKLYHPIHPHMLTLLGGYDGVVDFLVDNCSVCSWLCKVGFFYECGKEGCDFQLHVQCATISEPLVNGGHMHPLFLTSKPGEQRRICSICKDFNYCRTNETFNCLECDFSLCFECVSLPQKVRYKHDKHMLNLSYGEETSTMTYWCEVCERKLDPKERFYTCDENCCVSLHIICLLGWDLYMKPASSWIFYGKKVDVLPNNQHMSRPICSFCKNRCPYKTFLIRLGFRFCSTRCLSRN encoded by the coding sequence ATGCCAATCTATTATGGTAAATTCTACTCATGTATGCAATGTGAGTTCATTCTACACGAAACATATGCAAAACTTTCTCGCAAACTATATCACCCGATACATCCACATATGCTCACTTTGTTGGGAGGATATGATGGTGTTGTGGACTTTCTTGTGGATAATTGTTCAGTTTGTTCTTGGTTGTGCAAAGTTGGTTTCTTCTATGAGTGTGGTAAAGAAGGATGTGATTTTCAGCTACATGTGCAGTGCGCCACAATTTCCGAGCCATTAGTCAATGGAGGTCATATGCATCCTTTATTCCTAACATCCAAACCAGGAGAGCAACGGAGAATTTGTTCGATTTGcaaagattttaattattgtcgcacaaatgaaacattcaatTGCCTTGAGTGTGacttttctttgtgttttgaatGTGTTAGTTTACCTCAAAAGGTGAGGTACAAGCATGATAAGCATATGCTCAATCTTTCTTATGGAGAGGAAACAAGTACCATGACATATTGGTGTGAAGTTTGTGAGAGAAAATTAGATCCAAAAGAGCGGTTTTATACTTGTGATGAGAACTGTTGTGTATCCCTACACATTATATGTCTGCTTGGATGGGACTTATACATGAAGCCCGCTTCATCGTGGATCTTCTACGGTAAAAAGGTAGATGTTCTGCCCAACAATCAACATATGTCTCGACCTATATGCTCCTTTTGCAAGAATCGATGTCCatacaaaacatttttaatacGGCttggatttagattttgttcCACACGTTGTCTTAGTAGAAACTGA
- a CDS encoding S-adenosyl-L-methionine-dependent methyltransferases superfamily protein (S-adenosyl-L-methionine-dependent methyltransferases superfamily protein; FUNCTIONS IN: methyltransferase activity; INVOLVED IN: RNA capping, RNA methylation; LOCATED IN: cellular_component unknown; CONTAINS InterPro DOMAIN/s: WW/Rsp5/WWP (InterPro:IPR001202), RNA cap guanine-N2 methyltransferase (InterPro:IPR019012); BEST Arabidopsis thaliana protein match is: S-adenosyl-L-methionine-dependent methyltransferases superfamily protein (TAIR:AT1G30550.2); Has 35333 Blast hits to 34131 proteins in 2444 species: Archae - 798; Bacteria - 22429; Metazoa - 974; Fungi - 991; Plants - 531; Viruses - 0; Other Eukaryotes - 9610 (source: NCBI BLink).) codes for MGKVRGEVEEAEGEAIEALGSLFKLTQIHLWVDTDTPLFHQHSGNKSVDDTYGIANNGLMKEMNDLGLPVSFRTNKQWKNRTRGYQKKGFKDRLDEEVNVILKVEDTLNLVSALNEEVESPCFEEDCVQVIEVEEENHEVVVGSCFLGNGDGDSVLASETIDSHDSSVWKVYWDSFYGRSYFYNFKTQESKWEPPLGMEHLAYSDESHNLSELVIEKHHDDLSGTVLGDDVPFDKADDLGGVCQSQLEAEATEEVNSLIDTYQETSIGNQSLDITSLGEEGTGAYVVSSVRKAKKESRRSRAKKKLLNSYTGTEMKGVPEEYSPILGKYWCQRYLLFSRFDEGIKMDEEGWFSVTPELIAKHHATRCNEGIVIDCFTGVGGNAIQFASRSHYVIAIDLDPKKLDLAKHNAAIYGVADKIDFVKGDFFDLAHNLKAGTVFLSPPWGGPDYLKASTYDMKTMLRPRDGDALFKAAMNIASTIIMFLPRNVDINQLAELALSTSPPWSLEVEKNYLNGKLKAVTAYYVRQDDCKKLKRRPQ; via the exons ATGGGAAAGGTCAGAGGCgaagtagaagaagcagaaggtGAAGCTATTGAAGCTCTGGGTTCTCTCTTCAAGCTTACTCAAATCCATCTATG GGTCGATACAGATACTCCTCTCTTCCATCAACACAGTGGT AACAAGAGTGTTGATGATACTTATGGAATTGCCA ACAATGGATTGATGAAAGAGATGAATGATCTTGGTCTTCCGGTTTCCTTTCGAACAAACAAGCAG TGGAAGAACAGAACTAGAGGCTATCAAAAGAAAGGATTCAAGGATCGATTAGACGAAGAGGTTAATGTTATTCTCAAAGTAGAAGACACTTTGAATTTGGTGTCTGCTTTGAATGAGGAGGTTGAGAGTCCGTGTTTTGAGGAAGATTGTGTACAAGTAATtgaagtggaagaagaaaatcatgaAGTTGTTGTGGGGAGCTGTTTTTTGGGAAATGGAGATGGAGACTCAGTGTTGGCATCAGAGACAATAGATTCTCATGACTCTAGTGTATGGAAGGTCTACTGGGATTCGTTCTATGGACGAAgttatttttacaattttaagACACAAGAGTCAAAATGGGAGCCGCCACTTGGGATGGAGCATCTAGCTTATAGCGATGAAAGTCACAACTTGAGTGAATTGGTCATAGAG AAGCATCATGATGACTTGTCTGGAACTGTGCTTGGCGATGATGTTCCCTTTGACAAAGCTGACGATCTTGGTGGAGTTTGTCAAAGTCAACTTGAAGCAGAAGCCACAGAGGAAGTTAACAG TTTGATTGATACATACCAAGAAACTTCCATTGGAAATCAATCTTTGGATATTACTAGTCTTGGTGAAGAGGGAACCGGTGCATATGTTGTCAGTTCCGTTAGAAAGGCTAAGAAAGAGTCTAGAAGATCTCGAGCCAAAAAGAAATTACTCAATTCGTACACAG GGACTGAAATGAAAGGTGTTCCTGAAGAATATTCTCCAATCCTTGGCAAGTATTGGTGCCAAAGATACCTCCTCTTCTCCAGATTTGATGAAGGCATCAAGATGGATGAGGAAGGATGGTTTTCTGTCACTCCTGAACTTATAGCTAAACATCATGCCACACGCTGTAATGAAGGCATAGTCATTGACTGTTTTACAGGAGTTGGTGGAAATGCTATCCAGTTCGCATCAAG GAGTCACTATGTGATTGCAATTGATTTGGATCCAAAGAAACTTGATTTAGCAAAGCATAATGCTGCCATATATGGTGTTGCTGATAAAATCGACTTTGTGAAGGGAGACTTCTTTGACCTCGCACATAACTTGAAG GCAGGCACTGTATTCCTATCGCCTCCTTGGGGAGGCCCTGATTATCTTAAAGCGAGCACGTATGATATGAAGACAATGTTGAGACCTCGTGACGG AGATGCTCTATTTAAGGCGGCCATGAACATTGCGTCAACAATCATTATGTTTCTTCCAAGAAATGTTGACATTAACCAACTAGCAGAGCTTGCCTTATCAACGTCTCCTCCATGGTCACTAGAG GTAGAAAAGAACTATTTAAATGGGAAGCTGAAGGCGGTAACAGCGTATTACGTCAGACAAGATGATTGTAAGAAGCTTAAAAGAAGACCACAGTAG
- the THO5 gene encoding THO complex, subunit 5 (THO5; CONTAINS InterPro DOMAIN/s: THO complex, subunit 5 (InterPro:IPR019163); BEST Arabidopsis thaliana protein match is: THO complex, subunit 5 (TAIR:AT5G42920.2); Has 351 Blast hits to 349 proteins in 134 species: Archae - 0; Bacteria - 10; Metazoa - 158; Fungi - 80; Plants - 53; Viruses - 0; Other Eukaryotes - 50 (source: NCBI BLink).): MQSEMAIDTVATAEKSPLELLQQTKASVEAIIAKMLSIKQQGTPKSENRELLTQMFLNFINLRQANRSILIEEEKVRTETEIAKSPVDFTTLELHNLMYEKSHYLKANKASRDFKSRYPNIDLISEQDFFSDAPEAIKSQTLSNDSSHDLMLKRLNFELHQRKELCKLRVRLEQQKKSLLESNAERNKFLSSLPVHLKSLKKASLPVQSQLSLQNQKKLKYHNLAELLPPPLYVIYSQFMALKEAFEENIDVEVSGSLKDAQTYARQQAEQNSESLRLEVGVDEERQRKRLKKVGSDEGGVYQVHPLKVVLHVYDDEITDPKSHELVMLKFEYLLKLNVVCVGIEESEDGLEKNILCNLFPDDSGLEPPHQSAKLILGNDHVFDKSRTSRPYKWAQHLAGIETLPEMSPFFTDKDIQYSDTAKGYASASDHRNVQTVLQRIRSQKKTKLTLV, from the exons ATGCAATCGGAGATGGCGATAGACACGGTGGCCACGGCGGAGAAATCACCACTAGAGCTACTTCAACAAACCAAAGCCTCCGTCGAAGCAATCATAGCAAAGATGCTCTCCATCAAGCAACAAGGAACCCCTAAATCCGAGAATCGAGAACTCCTCACTCAGATGTTTCTCAACTTCATCAATCTTCGTCAAGCGAATCGCTCGATTcttatagaagaagagaaagtgagaacAGAAACGGAAATAGCAAAATCTCCGGTGGATTTCACGACGTTGGAGCTTCACAATCTCATGTATGAGAAGAGTCATTACCTCAAAGCTAATAAAGCTAGTAGAGATTTCAAATCTAGGTATCCAAACATCGATCTCATATCCGAACAAGACTTCTTCAGTGATGCTCCCGAAGCAATCAAATCTCAAACGTTATCAAATGATAGTTCTCATGATTTGATGCTTAAAAGACTCAATTTTGAGCTTCATCAG AGGAAAGAGCTATGCAAGCTTAGAGTGAGGTTGgagcaacagaagaagagtttaCTTGAAAGTAATGCGGAGAGGAACAAGTTTCTGTCAAGTCTTCCAGTGCATCTCAAATCTCTAAAGAAAGCATCTTTGCCAGTACAGAGCCAGTTGAGTTTGcagaatcagaagaagctGAAGTATCATAATCTAGCTGAGCTTCTTCCTCCGCCGCTTTATGTTATATATTCGCAGTTCATGGCACTGAAGGAAGCTTTCGAAGAGAATATCGATGTTGAGGTATCTGGGAGTCTTAAGGATGCTCAAACTTATGCGCGGCAGCAAGCAGAACAGAACTCAG AGAGTCTAAGATTAGAGGTTggtgttgatgaagaaaggcAAAGGAAACGACTCAAGAAAGTGGGTTCTGATGAGGGAGGAGTATATCAAGTTCATCCTCTTAAAGTTGTCCTTCATGTTTATGATGACGAGATTACAGATCCGAAATCTCATGAACTTGTCATGCTCAAGTTTGAGTACTTGTTGAAGTTGAATGTTGTATGTGTTGGCATTGAAGAGTCTGAGGATGGACTTGAGAAAAATATACTATGTAACTTATTTCCAGACGATTCTGGACTTGAGCCTCCTCATCAG TCAGCCAAGCTCATTCTTGGCAACGATCATGTGTTTGATAAAAGCAGAACTTCGAGGCCATATAAGTGGGCACAACATTTGGCGGGGATTGAGACTTTACCTGAAATGTCACCATTTTTTACTGACAAGGATATTCAATATAGTGATACAGCTAAAGGCTATGCTTCTGCTTCTGATCACCGCAATGTGCAAACCGTTCTGCAAAGAATACGGTCCCAGAAAAAGACTAAGCTAACGCTTGTGTGA
- a CDS encoding uncharacterized protein (unknown protein; FUNCTIONS IN: molecular_function unknown; INVOLVED IN: biological_process unknown; LOCATED IN: cellular_component unknown; Has 30201 Blast hits to 17322 proteins in 780 species: Archae - 12; Bacteria - 1396; Metazoa - 17338; Fungi - 3422; Plants - 5037; Viruses - 0; Other Eukaryotes - 2996 (source: NCBI BLink).), whose protein sequence is MFLVLLFCFVGYMVELEAEVAKIERREEKLLRKPAICRNYRRIRRWR, encoded by the exons ATGTTTTTAGTActcttgttttgctttgtagGCTATATGGTGGAGCTTGAAGCTGAAGTTGCAAAGAtagaaagaagagaggaaaagtTACTAAGGAAGCCG GCAATATGTAGGAATTACAGAAGAATCAG GAGATGGAGATAA
- a CDS encoding Nucleolar histone methyltransferase-related protein (Nucleolar histone methyltransferase-related protein; FUNCTIONS IN: molecular_function unknown; INVOLVED IN: biological_process unknown; LOCATED IN: cellular_component unknown; CONTAINS InterPro DOMAIN/s: WIYLD domain (InterPro:IPR018848); BEST Arabidopsis thaliana protein match is: Nucleolar histone methyltransferase-related protein (TAIR:AT2G40020.2); Has 37 Blast hits to 37 proteins in 8 species: Archae - 0; Bacteria - 0; Metazoa - 0; Fungi - 0; Plants - 37; Viruses - 0; Other Eukaryotes - 0 (source: NCBI BLink).) encodes MAPEGPKGRKNIGLRREDAARDRMKEFGFKKPVINASIKQVLKVYGEDQWFLIEDANYEVSLIFPLKSKRNKPTDWRPRNTKKQLRKNQKKKSHGLITISFSIRRSTTSRLCTPFCWRCAEFSLWMAKQ; translated from the exons ATGGCTCCCGAAGGTcccaaaggaagaaaaaat ATTGGATTGAGGCGTGAGGATGCAGCACGAGACCGCATGAAAGAGTTTGGGTTTAAGAAGCCTGTTATCAATGCGAGTATCAAGCAAGTGCTAAAG GTGTATGGTGAGGACCAATGGTTTCTGATTGAAGATGCTAACTATGAGGTCTCCTTAATATTTCCCTTAAAAAGCAAGAGGAACAAGCCTACCGATTGGCGGCCGAGGAACACGAAGAAACAGCTCAGGAagaaccagaagaagaaaag TCATGGACTCATCACCATCAGCTTTTCAATTCGTAGAAGCACCACCAGTAGATTATGCACACCATTCTGTTGGAG GTGCGCAGAGTTCTCACTGTGGATGGCTAAGCAGTGA
- a CDS encoding Nucleolar histone methyltransferase-related protein (Nucleolar histone methyltransferase-related protein; CONTAINS InterPro DOMAIN/s: WIYLD domain (InterPro:IPR018848); BEST Arabidopsis thaliana protein match is: Nucleolar histone methyltransferase-related protein (TAIR:AT2G40020.2); Has 32 Blast hits to 32 proteins in 8 species: Archae - 0; Bacteria - 0; Metazoa - 0; Fungi - 0; Plants - 32; Viruses - 0; Other Eukaryotes - 0 (source: NCBI BLink).), producing the protein MAPEGPKGRKNIGLRREDAARDRMKEFGFKKPVINASIKQVLKVYGEDQWFLIEDANYEVSLIFPLKSKRNKPTDWRPRNTKKQLRKNQKKKSFSIRRSTTSRLCTPFCWRCAEFSLWMAKQ; encoded by the exons ATGGCTCCCGAAGGTcccaaaggaagaaaaaat ATTGGATTGAGGCGTGAGGATGCAGCACGAGACCGCATGAAAGAGTTTGGGTTTAAGAAGCCTGTTATCAATGCGAGTATCAAGCAAGTGCTAAAG GTGTATGGTGAGGACCAATGGTTTCTGATTGAAGATGCTAACTATGAGGTCTCCTTAATATTTCCCTTAAAAAGCAAGAGGAACAAGCCTACCGATTGGCGGCCGAGGAACACGAAGAAACAGCTCAGGAagaaccagaagaagaaaag CTTTTCAATTCGTAGAAGCACCACCAGTAGATTATGCACACCATTCTGTTGGAG GTGCGCAGAGTTCTCACTGTGGATGGCTAAGCAGTGA
- a CDS encoding Nucleolar histone methyltransferase-related protein (Nucleolar histone methyltransferase-related protein; FUNCTIONS IN: molecular_function unknown; INVOLVED IN: biological_process unknown; LOCATED IN: cellular_component unknown; CONTAINS InterPro DOMAIN/s: WIYLD domain (InterPro:IPR018848); BEST Arabidopsis thaliana protein match is: Nucleolar histone methyltransferase-related protein (TAIR:AT2G40020.2); Has 32 Blast hits to 32 proteins in 8 species: Archae - 0; Bacteria - 0; Metazoa - 0; Fungi - 0; Plants - 32; Viruses - 0; Other Eukaryotes - 0 (source: NCBI BLink).), translating into MAPEGPKGRKNIGLRREDAARDRMKEFGFKKPVINASIKQVLKVYGEDQWFLIEDANYEVSLIFPLKSKRNKPTDWRPRNTKKQLRKNQKKKRCAEFSLWMAKQ; encoded by the exons ATGGCTCCCGAAGGTcccaaaggaagaaaaaat ATTGGATTGAGGCGTGAGGATGCAGCACGAGACCGCATGAAAGAGTTTGGGTTTAAGAAGCCTGTTATCAATGCGAGTATCAAGCAAGTGCTAAAG GTGTATGGTGAGGACCAATGGTTTCTGATTGAAGATGCTAACTATGAGGTCTCCTTAATATTTCCCTTAAAAAGCAAGAGGAACAAGCCTACCGATTGGCGGCCGAGGAACACGAAGAAACAGCTCAGGAagaaccagaagaagaaaag GTGCGCAGAGTTCTCACTGTGGATGGCTAAGCAGTGA